The sequence GGCGTGGTCTTTGCGATTGTCAGCAATGACGTCAGAGAATCCAACCAACGCTCTCTAGCCGTGGCATCCCAGCTAGACAACGTTCAGGAGACACCGTCCGGCACGTTCATCACGGTGCTTGAGCACGGCCGGCAGCAGTCCTCCCAGGGAATTCCCGACGGGCTCATCGACACGGGTGCCCTCGGGGCGGAGGCCGCATCCGGTGACGGGGGAAGTCCCAGCGGAGGGGCCGGTACGCAGGGCCAGCGAACCGTCGATGGTCAGACTTACCTGATCAGTACCTCCCGGCACGGCGACCGCGTCGTGCAGGTCGCGGTGAACCTCTCGGAAGGGAGCGAGGAACTCAGACGCCTCGCCGAAGCACTCGCCGCGGCGAGTCTCATCGCCCTCGCGGCGGCGGCGGTCGCCTCGTACATCATGGCCAGACGCGCCATCCGTCCGCTCTCCGAAGCACTTACCCGGCAACGCCAATTCGTCGCCGATGCAAGCCACGAGCTGCGAACCCCGCTGACCATCCTGAGCACGCGGGCGCAGATCCTTCAGCGTCGAGTCCCCAAGGATGTGTCAGCGGACGTCTCGGCCGCGGTGCACGACATGGTAGATGATGCGAAAACGCTCACGGCGATCCTGGACGACCTGCTGGCCGCCGCCGACACGCGCTCCGCCACAGTGCTGGTTCCCATCGATGTGGAGGCCGTCGCGGCCGTAGCCATCACCGCATTCCGGGATACGGCGGCACGGCGCACCATCACCCTCCTCCTCACGGGCGAAGCAGAGGTGAAAATTCTCGGCTCGGAGTCGGCCCTCCTCCGGCTCTTCCGCGCGCTCATCGCGAACGCTCTCGACCATGCCGAGAAGGAGGTGCGCGTGCACATCGCAACCAACAAACGCGACGCGGTCATCAAGGTCACAGACGACGGACCCGGATTCGACCCCGCGATTGTCGATAGAGCCTTCGACCGATTCGCCAGCACTCGAAGCGGAACTCCAAGCGACGGAGATTTGCACTATGGCCTCGGTCTGGCGCTCGTCGCCGAAATAACACGGCGTCATCACGGCACCGCCACCATAGAGAGTCCTGCACCGTCGGGCGCTACCGTCGTCGTGCGTCTTCCGCTCAGCAGATAGCAGGTCAAACGAGTGGCCGTGATGGTTCTCACCGGGCTCATCACACTGGCTTCACTTGCGACGCCCGACGAGCCAAGGTAGGTATCGCGCCAGTTATACCGAGGAAGCTACCTCAGCCACTACATATCGAACGCAGCATCGGGCACCCGGCGGGCTGTCGTAGGGGGGTCATAGCAACAGCAAAACAAACGGCCTCTCACCTCCGTACGCTTGAATGACTCACAAACTCAAGAACGACTCGTCCTCGGGATGAATGGGGACCCAGAACATCCTCAATACCCTCCACTAACACACCCCCACCAACACCTCGGTAGGTGGGGCCGGCGGGCGAATGATCCCTTCAGGGCCGCTCGCCCCCTTTCTACGTTGCAAACAGGCGACGGGAATACTGTGTCGCGACCGGTAGTGGTCGCCGTCTTGTCCTCTATTTACGTTTCCCAGGGATGTTCTGGATGACCGCCAGGACGACAAAGGTAGCCGCGAGGACTGCAACGACCAACGCGATGGGCAGCCAAGGGCCCTGCCCGATGATGAGAGCGGCGACGAGGGCCGCGATCATTACAATGGCAGGCCGGATGATCGGCCCGTACGTGCCGCGACGCCTTTTAGCCACGATGTGAGTTTCCCAGCTCAGTGCCCTGACGCATCTTTTCGGCAGGCTCGCCGCGTGCCGCCGTGGTGGGCTGCGGCGTCCGGACACGTGCGCTGCCTGGGAGGTAGGGGCTGCCCGGGTCGGGGAGGTGTCGTCTGGTTTGAATGGCGAACAAGATGACGCCGGCGATGGCGAGGAGGAGGGCGGCGATGACGTTGGCCTTCAGGCCGGCGAAGACGAACTCGGTCGGGTCTAGGCGGAGGGATTCGAAGAACGCCCGTCCGATGCCGTACCAGATGAAGTACATTGCGACGGTTCGGCCGGAGTGCAACCGCAGGCGTCGTTCGATGTAGATGATGAGGAACGCGCCGATGATGTTCCAGATCATTTCGTAGAGGAACAGGGGGTGGAACAGGGTGCCTGCTGGCAGGCCGGGTGGGAATGCGGCGTTGGTGGATTCGATCTGCAGGCCCCAGGGGAGGGTGGTCGGTCCGCCGTAGAGTTCGTGGTTGAAGTAGTTCCCGAACCGGCCGAACGCCTGGGCGAGGAGGAGGCCGGGGATGAGGGCGTCGGTGAAGGCCCAGAATCGTAAACCCCGCCGGCGGCAGGCGATCAGCGCGCCGATGCTTCCGGCGATGATGGCGCCGAAGATCGCGAGCCCGCCCTCCCAGACGAACAGGACTTTCCAGAGGTCGGCGCCGGGGAAGAAGTAATCATTCGGGTGCGTCACGACGTGGTAGAGCCGGCCGCCGATGATTCCGAACGGCACCGTCCAGAGCGCAATATCGAGCACGACGCCTTTCTCGGCGCCTTGCCTGCTAAGCCGGCGTTGGGTGAGGGCTACGGCGATGATGATGCCGGTGAGGATGCAGAGCGCGTAGAAGTGGATCGTGAACGGCCCGACGTCAAAGGAGCTGGTCGGGGGGCTCGGGATGCTGGCGTGCATGATGCTCATTTCAGTTCGGCGAGATCGTCCCGCACCGTGTCAATCGCCCGTTGGACGGTCTTACCGCGGTTTTGAGAGATCTGGGTCCCGGTGGGGCTGTCGAGGAGCTCAGCGAGGTGATTTTGCAGATCGTCGAGGTCGGATTCGGTTGCTGCGTAGTCTTCGTCGGCGGCGTGCCCGGCCATCTCGGTTACGGCGGCCTGTAGCTGATCGGTTGTGCTTGGGCTGAGGTCCGGCGGGTTCGGCTTCACGCTCTCGAGGAGGGTCTGAAGATCATCCTGAAGGGGCTGCACCATCGGCGGGACGGTAGCCATCGGTGCGGTGGCGGGTTGCGAGACGTCCGAGACGACAGCGGCGCTGAACGCCACCGCGCCCACAACAAGCACGGCAAGAACGCCGATACGTAATCCCAGCCACCGCCTGGCCGCACTTTCAGAGGTGGACGTTGCCACGGCGGTGGTTGGCGGGTTAGTGGCAGGGCCGGACTGGCCAGGGTTCGTTGTGCTCGTCGTTGGCCTTTTCATGTTCTCGCCCTCTGTCACGGTGCTCATAGTCCTAGAGTCAACAGGTCCTGGAGGGGTGGTTCCCCGGCAGCGTTCGCGAACGTATCGAACGCCCTTGTCAGCGCAGCCTGTTCCTCTTCGCTCAGCGCTGAGAGGATGCGGGCCAGTTCGGCACGCCTCGCGGCAGTGACCTGATCGACAAGTGCCTGGCCTTTCGCAGTGACGGTGACGACGATCTCGCGGCGGCTGTCGGAACTTGGAGCCCGGTGCAGCCATCCCATCAAGACCATGCGCTGAACGGTCCGGCTGAAAGTCGACTGAACGGCGTTCATCCGCGCCGCGAGCTTACCGATCCGGATCGGACCGGTCCCGCTGACGATGACGAGAACACGGAACTGGGGCAAGGTGACGTGTGTGAGCGCATCAGCAACCGAACGGGCGACCACGCCGAGGAGCGCCCGGGACGCCACCAACGTGGCCTCCACTACCGCTGTCTCACCCACCCGCGTTTACCAATCGTGTGACTCCTCACAGAGGCATGCATAGCAGCATACGAATTTCAGTGTACCTAAGCCCGCGCAGTCTTGGACGAAGGAAGGGGGCTTTCCACACCGGTCTCACTGACCTCGGGTCCGTACAACGATGATGTTGCGGAAGCGCGGCGCGAACTGCGCGGTGCATGCCGGGCTCTACTGAGACACGCACACCGGGTGCCCACCCAGAGCCGGAGGTTCTTCCAGTGGTCAGGGTATGCCTGCGACGCGTCGCCGGCCGAACAGGTACGCGACGGCGACCGATCCGGCGATCGCGATCATGGTCGGGACCAGGAGCCCGGGCCCCTGGTTGGTGAACTCGACCACCAATACCAGTGCGGTGAAGGGGGCGCGAAGCGACGACGCAAGAAATGCCGCGGCGGCGACGAACACGAACGCTGCCAACGGGGTCCCTGGCCACAGGAGGCTCCACAGTCCGCCGAGCGCGCCGCCAAAAGCGGCGCCCACAGCTAGCGCGGGTGTCAGCGTCCCGCCGGCCGCGCCGACGGCGATCGTGCCTGTCGTGGTGAGAACCTTCACGAGCGCGAGGGCGGCAAGCAACCCGATCGACGCGGTCCCTGCGAAGGCTACTTCGCCGAGTGATTTGCCGTTCCCGAGGATCGAGGGGAACGGAATCGAGAGAACCCCGACGCCGGTGAACACGACGGGCATCAGGACGAGGATCCACCACGATTTCGGCCGGATCTTTGATGCGAAACCGACCAGCCGTACAAACCCGAGGGCCCCGGTGCCCAGTAGTGGACCGGCGAGAACGGCCCAGACGAAGATCGATGGGCTCAGCTCGAACTGGGGCAGGTTGTAGAGCGGCACGTCAGGGACCACGGCGCGGGCGACGATCGTCGCGATTGCGGAGGTCGCCAACGCAGGCAGCGCTGTTGCGAAGCTGAGTTCCGCGAGAAGGACCTCGATAGCGAAAAGCGCGCCGCTGAGAGGGACGTTGTACACGGCTGCGAGACCGGCGCCCGCGCCGCAGGCGACGAGGATGCGGCGCTCTCGTGCTGTGACGCGGGCTTTCTCGCTCAACCAGCCGGCGAACAGCGCCCCGAGTTCCCGCGGGGCGACTTCACGACCGATGGACGCACCGAGGCCCACGATGATGATCTGAAGCCCCACGTTGACCACGGTGGCCAGGGGCGGCATCCGTTCACCGTGGACGCTCCGCTCAACAGACACCACCGGCTTTGCCCACCGGCGAAGACCCCACCAGCCGGCACCACCGATGATGCCAGCGACAAGGAGCGCTAGAACTCTTTGACCGGGTGCGCTGGCGCTGACGGCGTCCAAGAACGTTCCGGTGTCATACGAGTACGCCAAGTGCTGAATGGCACGCAGCGCGACAGTGACAACCAACCCGCTGAGACCACCGCCCACCCCGACGAGCGCCGTGACAACGACTAGCCGCAGTACCCAGGACGCCTTCATCGCGTTCCTGCTCCCGTCCACGCTCTGATCGTAACCACCTACGCTCGCGCCGTAGCAGCCGGACCCGTTAGGGTGTTCCTTCCGAGCGCGGCAGACATGGCCCTCTTAGACGGAGGACGTGGGACCGCCATTGTCTTCCGGGAGCTGTGATGTGACCCCGCACCTGAGTCTCCCGTCCCGATGGCTTCCTAGTGGTGGTCGTGTGGTTGCAACGTGGTGACCGCGCGGACGGTGAAGTCGTCGAGATTCGGTAGGGCATGTTCCGTGTTGTGTTCGGCCTCGTGGAGTATCTGCTCGACAGTGGAAAGCGTCGTGTCGGCGACGTGCACGGTCGCTGCCCCGTGGAGGCGGTGCCCGACCCAGCGGAGTTGTATCCGGGGCACGGCGAGCACGCCCGGAGTGTCTTCGAGTGCGTGGCGGGCGCGGTCGACGAGGTCGGGTTCGATGCCGTCCATCAGGCGTCGCCCGATGCTTTTGATGGTGCCCCAGAGCAGCACGATGATCGCGGCGGAAATGATGATGCCGATGATCGGGTCGGCGAGCGGAAAGCCCAGCATCACCCCAACCGCACCGAGAACGACGGCGAGGGAGGTGAACCCGTCGAGACGCGCATGAACGCCGTCTGCGACGAGGGCGGCAGAGCCGATCTTCTGACCGACCCGGATGCGATAGATCGCGACGATCTCGTTGCCGGCGAAGCCGATGAGGCCGGCTGCGGCGACGAACCAGAGGTTCTGGAGATCTTGGGGGTGGAACAGGCGGTTGATGGATTCCCACGCGGCGACAACTGCAGACAGCGCGACGACCGCGACGATGAAGAGGCCGGCGAGGTCCTCTGCCCGGCCGAAACCGTAGGT comes from Subtercola boreus and encodes:
- the lgt gene encoding prolipoprotein diacylglyceryl transferase, whose translation is MSIMHASIPSPPTSSFDVGPFTIHFYALCILTGIIIAVALTQRRLSRQGAEKGVVLDIALWTVPFGIIGGRLYHVVTHPNDYFFPGADLWKVLFVWEGGLAIFGAIIAGSIGALIACRRRGLRFWAFTDALIPGLLLAQAFGRFGNYFNHELYGGPTTLPWGLQIESTNAAFPPGLPAGTLFHPLFLYEMIWNIIGAFLIIYIERRLRLHSGRTVAMYFIWYGIGRAFFESLRLDPTEFVFAGLKANVIAALLLAIAGVILFAIQTRRHLPDPGSPYLPGSARVRTPQPTTAARGEPAEKMRQGTELGNSHRG
- a CDS encoding MarR family winged helix-turn-helix transcriptional regulator, with protein sequence MEATLVASRALLGVVARSVADALTHVTLPQFRVLVIVSGTGPIRIGKLAARMNAVQSTFSRTVQRMVLMGWLHRAPSSDSRREIVVTVTAKGQALVDQVTAARRAELARILSALSEEEQAALTRAFDTFANAAGEPPLQDLLTLGL
- a CDS encoding chloride channel protein codes for the protein MKASWVLRLVVVTALVGVGGGLSGLVVTVALRAIQHLAYSYDTGTFLDAVSASAPGQRVLALLVAGIIGGAGWWGLRRWAKPVVSVERSVHGERMPPLATVVNVGLQIIIVGLGASIGREVAPRELGALFAGWLSEKARVTARERRILVACGAGAGLAAVYNVPLSGALFAIEVLLAELSFATALPALATSAIATIVARAVVPDVPLYNLPQFELSPSIFVWAVLAGPLLGTGALGFVRLVGFASKIRPKSWWILVLMPVVFTGVGVLSIPFPSILGNGKSLGEVAFAGTASIGLLAALALVKVLTTTGTIAVGAAGGTLTPALAVGAAFGGALGGLWSLLWPGTPLAAFVFVAAAAFLASSLRAPFTALVLVVEFTNQGPGLLVPTMIAIAGSVAVAYLFGRRRVAGIP
- a CDS encoding sensor histidine kinase; its protein translation is MTIDEDRTLQRSALRLTVQFIAVIFVVLLIVAGVVFAIVSNDVRESNQRSLAVASQLDNVQETPSGTFITVLEHGRQQSSQGIPDGLIDTGALGAEAASGDGGSPSGGAGTQGQRTVDGQTYLISTSRHGDRVVQVAVNLSEGSEELRRLAEALAAASLIALAAAAVASYIMARRAIRPLSEALTRQRQFVADASHELRTPLTILSTRAQILQRRVPKDVSADVSAAVHDMVDDAKTLTAILDDLLAAADTRSATVLVPIDVEAVAAVAITAFRDTAARRTITLLLTGEAEVKILGSESALLRLFRALIANALDHAEKEVRVHIATNKRDAVIKVTDDGPGFDPAIVDRAFDRFASTRSGTPSDGDLHYGLGLALVAEITRRHHGTATIESPAPSGATVVVRLPLSR
- a CDS encoding cation diffusion facilitator family transporter, translated to MSTHHDHPHNSPTHDHDDHNHPHDHDHDHDHDHDHDGHDHPHDHDGHGHSHPTGIKGFFYSLFVPHTHDAADSIDDALEASTQGVRALKISLFILLGTTILQFLIFLISGSVALLADTIHNFSDALTAVPLWIAFILGRRVATRHYTYGFGRAEDLAGLFIVAVVALSAVVAAWESINRLFHPQDLQNLWFVAAAGLIGFAGNEIVAIYRIRVGQKIGSAALVADGVHARLDGFTSLAVVLGAVGVMLGFPLADPIIGIIISAAIIVLLWGTIKSIGRRLMDGIEPDLVDRARHALEDTPGVLAVPRIQLRWVGHRLHGAATVHVADTTLSTVEQILHEAEHNTEHALPNLDDFTVRAVTTLQPHDHH